In the genome of Sulfoacidibacillus ferrooxidans, one region contains:
- a CDS encoding helix-turn-helix domain-containing protein translates to MFNEPEKWSSLEEIAEHLGVSKDTIRNWIKKGVIPHRRIGKQFKFKISEVDAWVDSGKSAEIE, encoded by the coding sequence ATGTTTAACGAACCTGAAAAGTGGTCAAGCCTTGAAGAAATTGCCGAGCATCTCGGCGTGAGCAAGGACACGATCCGCAACTGGATTAAGAAAGGTGTCATTCCGCATCGCCGCATAGGCAAGCAGTTTAAGTTCAAGATTTCAGAAGTGGACGCTTGGGTTGATAGTGGCAAGAGCGCTGAGATCGAATGA